A single genomic interval of Eleutherodactylus coqui strain aEleCoq1 chromosome 3, aEleCoq1.hap1, whole genome shotgun sequence harbors:
- the LOC136621591 gene encoding uncharacterized protein isoform X1 codes for MPALTAARGLTGLADVSRKEREKVQGVLRKGMTPVILEEMVPYLSRYPDREKAELLFKGFRDGFHIPPPVHGVPFSLKNLRSALEYPEVVTEKLMKEVRLGRMAGPFEEPPVQDFVVSPLGVVPKKEPNKFRLIHHLSYPRGASVNDGIDPELCSVVYTSFDAALHWVRNYGRGALMAKADIESAFRLLPVTQESVRLLGCFWAGSYFADRCLPMGCSISCAYFEAFSSFLEWVVKDTAAVQSVIHYLDDFLCVGPGGSPVCANLLGTLQWVAKRFGVPLAPEKTEGPTTCLSFLGITIDSEAMECRLPEEKLRNLQEELGAARVAKKITLKGLQSLLGKLNFACRIMPMGRVFSRRLAAATAGIRAPHHFIRLGVSHKADLAVWSAFLEKYNGRSVIMGEVSSNVDWELYTDAAGSAGFGAYFQGRWCAGEWPEQWKQEGLVRNLVLLELFPIVVAITLWGNHFRDRKVRFHCDNMGVVQVINNLSASSPPVVNLLRQLVLEALSLNMWVVAVHVPGVENSIADALSRFQWERFRTLAPGAEKEGRKCPSRIWNVMVVQH; via the coding sequence ATGCCTGCTCTCACTGCGGCGCGGGGTCTCACGGGGCTGGCAGATGTTTCaagaaaggaaagggaaaaggTCCAGGGGGTTTTGcgaaaagggatgaccccagtgattctggaagagatggtaccGTACCTAAGTAGGTACCCGGATAGAGAGAAGGCGGAGTTATtgtttaagggttttagggatggttttcacatcccgcctccggttcatggggtccccttttcgttaaaaaattTACGTTCGGCGTTAGAATATCCGGAAGTGGTGACGGAGAAGCTAATGAAAGAGGTTAGGTTAgggcgcatggcggggccgtttgAAGAGCCACCCGTGCAAGACTTTGTGGTGTCACCTTTGGGAGTGGTACCgaagaaggagccgaataaatttcgGCTTATTCACCACTTATCGTACCCAAGGGGGGCGTCTGTAAACGACGGAATAGACCCCGAGCTATGCTCGGTGGTGTATACATCGTTTGATGCGGCGCTTCATTGGGTTCGGAACTATGGAAGGGGGGCAttgatggcaaaggctgacatagAGTCAGCCTTTCGCTTGCTGCCAGTAACACAAGAAAGTGTgaggttgttggggtgtttttgggcagggagttattttgcggatcgttgtttgcccatgggatgctcaatctcatgtgcatacttcgaagcgtttagttcgtttttagagtgggtggtgaaggacacggcggcagtgcagtcggtcattcattacctggatgattttctgtGCGTAGGGCCCGGGGGTTCGCCAGTTTGTGCGAACTTACTGGGAACCTTGCAATGGGTGGCCAAACGGTTCGGGGTGCCTCTGGCACCGGAAAAGACGGAGGGGCCCACAACTTGTTTAAGTTTTTTGGGCATCACCATTGACTCTGAGGCAATGGAGTGCCGAttaccagaagaaaaattaaGAAACTTGCAGGAGGAATTAGGTGCGGCGCGGGTGGCGAAGAAAATCACGCTCaaagggctgcagtcactgctgggcaagctgaattttgcctgcaggatcatgcccatgggccGGGTTTTCAGTAGACGGTTGGCGGCGGCAACAGCAGGGATTCGGGCCCCTCATCACTTTATCCGTTTGGGAGTTAGTCACAAGGCGGACCTGGCAGTTTGGTCCGCCTTTTTAGAGAAGTacaatggcaggtcggtaattatgggggaggtcagtagcaacgtggactgggagctctatacagatgcagcagggagcgCAGGCTTTGGGGCCTATTTTCAAGGTAGATGGTGTGCGGGGGAATGGCCGGAGCAGTGGAAGCAAGAAGGCTTAGTTCGGAACTTAGTACTATTGGAATTATTTCCAATAGTAGTGGCTATCACACTGTGGGGTAACCACTTCCGTGATAGAAAAGTAAGATTCCACTGCGAcaacatgggggtggtgcaggtgattaACAACCTCTCTGCGTCATCCCCCCCGGTGGTTAACCTGCTGCGTCAGTTGGTGCTAGAGGCCTTGTCATTAAACATGTGGGTAGTAGCGGTACACGTTCCAGGTGTCGAGaactcaattgcggatgctctctctcgctttcagtgggagcggttccggacactggcgccgggtgcggagaaggaggggaggaagtgcccgtctcgaatctggaacgtg
- the ATP6V1G3 gene encoding V-type proton ATPase subunit G 3, with amino-acid sequence MASQSQGIQQLLQAEKRAKDKLEEAKKRKNKRLRQAKEEATAEIDQYKLKRENDFRRIQTTIMGSQGNLATQIDEQTSQKIQAYSANYQTYKDKVLLELLNLINDVNPGLHVNFKYQV; translated from the exons ATGGCCAGCCAGTCCCAGGGAATCCAGCAGCTCCTGCAGGCTGAGAAAAGAGCAAAGGACAAACTTGAAGAGGCCAAAAAGA GAAAAAATAAGCGACTAAGGCAAGCAAAAGAAGAAGCAACAGCGGAAATCGATCAGTACAAGCTTAAAAGAGAAAATGACTTTCGACGTATTCAGACCACA ATAATGGGATCCCAAGGAAACCTGGCAACACAGATCGATGAGCAGACCAGTCAGAAGATACAAGCGTATAGTGCCAACTATCAGACATACAAAGATAAGGTGCTTCTGGAGCTATTAAACCTGATAAATGATGTCAATCCAGGGCTTCATGTCAATTTTAAGTACCAGGTATAA